GTCGACGTCAAAGTGTGCGACGAACCTATTGTTGCCGTTCACGCTGGCGGCGGCGCTGCGCCTTGGCTTGATTGCCGCACGTTGCCATGCTGCACCACGCGCGTGACGCGTTCTTCGTTCGGTCGTAATAAGCGAAGCGGCAGGACGCCTTGCGACAGGCGCGCAGGCGATTCCAGGTTCCAAGTAGCTGCGACTCGTAGACGGTCGCCAACAGCGAGGCGATCGGCCCCTTGTCTTCGGGCGATAACTCGAGGCCGCGGTCCGGGCTCACGGCGAGGCTGAGGCGCGTGCTCGCCAGGAAGGGTCGCAGGCGCTCCCACGCGTTCGGCGCATCGCCCTCGCCGTTGTTGGCGAAAAGCAGATCGCGCAGAAGCTCGCGGAAGTCGCGCAGGAGCTGCAGGTGACCCTCGTCCTTGGGCGGAGCTAGCCCGTGGCTTAAGCACCAGGCGCGTGCCTCCTCGAGCGTGCCCAACTCGTCCGGGCCATTCGGAAGCTCGACCGTGTTAACGAAGCGCCGCACCAGCTCGAGCCCGCCGGGAGCCAGATCGGCAACCGCGCTCATCGGCTCCACCGAAGCGCCGGCCCCTTCACCGCCAAAATCGGTTGACAAGTTACTGTCACCTCTATATAATGATTGAAGGTTACCCGTTCGTCAAGAGGTTTAACAATGTTCCGCGACCCGATTCGTACCGCCCCGTTCGTCTCCGACATCAGCGACGTCGATCTTCGCCTGAAGATCCAGCGCGCCGATTCCGCTCTCTTCGTAGAGTCTAACTTCCGTCTCCCGCACCTGCGGGTCATGTAACCCCTTTCTGGATGGCCAGGATGGTTTGCATGTTGCGCAGGTCGTCTTCGTCAGTTCCGGGCGTCTCCAAGATCGCCGTCTTGTCCCGCAGCTCGCGGTGAGCTAGGAGCGCCCGGAAGCCCTCGAAGCCGATGTTGCCTTCTCCGATATGCCAGTGCCGGTCGCGGCTTGCCCCGAGCGGCACTTGCGTGTCGTTGAAATGAAACATGACGATCCGGTCGACGCCGATCCGGCGCTCCGCCTCCTCGACGAAGCGGTCTACGCCGTCCGTTGAGTTGATCTCGTACCCCGAGGCCCACGCGTGCGCCGTGTCGATGCAGAATCCAAGTTGCGGGTGCGGCAGACTGCGCGACAGGGCGCCGAGCTCCTCGAGCGTTCCCCCCATCAGCCGACCCGCGCCGGCCGAGTTTTCGAGCACGAGGAACACGCCCGGCTCGATTCCGCTTAGCGCCGCCTCGAGCGTGCGGCACGTCGCGTCGAACGCCTCGCCGCGATCGCGAGTGCCATATGAGCCGAGATGCGTGTTAACGAAGCGCATTCGGCCGGCGGCCGCGACGGCGAGGTCGTGCTCCAAGAGCCGCAGCGAGCCCTGCGCGATCTTCGGGTCGGCGCTCGCGAGGTTGATCAGATACGGCGTGTGGATCGCGCAGGTGTCGATGCCTGCCTCGCGCCGCAGTTGCGCGAACGCGTCCAACGCGGCGCGGTCGATCGCAGCCGGACGATAGCCGCGCGGATTGGTCGAGAACACTTGCATCGCGTTGCCGCCCACCGCCTTCGCGTGCTCGACCGCCTTGACGTGGCCGCGCGCGACGTGCACGTGCAGGCCGATCTTCATTTACGAAACTTTGACGCTTTCGAGACTGAACTCGAGCGGCTGTCCGGGCTCCAACTCCAACGCCGGCAGATCGTCGAGCGAGCGCAGGCCGAACGATTCCAGGAAGAACGGCGTCGTCGCGTAGAGCATCGGTCGCCCGACGACGTCTTTGCGGCCGCCTTCTGCGATTAGCCCGCGGTCGAGCAGCGTGTTCACGACGCTGTCGGAGTTGACGCCGCGGATCGCCTCGATCTCGCTGCGCGTGACCGGCTGGAGATGGGCCACGATGGCGAGCGCCTCCAGCGCGGGTGTCGAGAGGCTGGTCTTCGGCGGCAGCAGGTACGCTTCGACGGCGTCACGCGCGAGCGGTGACGTGGCGAAGCGATAGCCGCCCGCGATCTCGCGCAAGACGATGCCGCGATCCGCGTAGTCCGCCTCGATGCGCTGCAACACGGCCGCGATCTCGTGCTCCTCGGCGCGCAGCAGCTTGGCGAGGTCCCGTATCGAGAGAGCCTCGCTCGCGACGAAGAGCAGCGCCTCGACCGGACGTTGCAGCCGGCGTACGGCCTCGTCGAGCTCGGTCACGCGGGCTTTCCCCACAGCCGAATGTCGTCGAACGCCTCGGGCTGGTCGAAGCGGAGGCGGCGGCGGCGAACGAGCTCCAGGATCGCGAGGAACGTGACGATCACGACATCGCGCGTCATGCCCAGCTCGTTGCACAGCTGCGAGAAGTACACCTCGCCGGCTTCCTTGACGCGACGCATGATGTAGTCCATGGATGCCAGCAGCGAGATGCGCTCGCGCGCGATCGAACGCTTCTCCGGTCGCGCCTGGCTCAGCATCGCGATGAAGGCGCGCTTGAGCTTCTCGGGGTTGATGTCGTAGCGCTGCACGACTTCGCCCGCCGGATCGCCGGACTCACGATAGAAGAACGACCCCGCCGCTGCCTGACGCTCGCGCAGCTCCTCTCCGAACTCGCGATACTTCGAGTACGCGATCAGCCGCCGGCGCAGCCGCTCTTCAACCTCTTCCGGCGTCTCGCCGGGCTCCTCCGCAAACTCCTGCGGGATCGGCGGCAAGAGCGACTTCGACTTCAAGAAGACCAGGGTCGCGGCGATCACGAGATACTCCGCGGCGATCTCTACGTCGAGTGCCCGCATCGTGCGCACGTACGCGAGATATTGCTCGGCCACGCTGGCGAGGGGCACCGTCGCGATATCGAGCTGCTGCTCCTTGATGAGGCTCAGCAGCAGATCCAGCGGACCGTCGAACGCGTCGAGCCGCACGCAAAAAGCGGCGTCGTTGACCGTTTCGCTCGACAACTTAAGACGACAGCGAGGTTTGCATTGCGACCGCCGGCTCGCCCAGCGCCGCGGGGTTCTCCGCCAAGAATTCCAAAGCGAGATCGATCAGGCGCTTTTCGTTGACGTACTTGAGGCCCTTGCGAGCCTGCGCCACGTCGAACCAGCGCGCGTCGTCAACCTCGTGATCGTGGTTGGCCGGATCGCCTGAGAGATAGCGCATCAGGAAGAACGTAACCGACTTGCGGTGCTTGGCCTTCCCTACGTAGAACCAATACGCGATCTCGCTCAGCCGCGCGATGATCTCTCCCCAGCACCCCGTCTCCTCGTGGACCTCGCGAAGCGCCGCTTGCTCGGTCGATTCGCGATGTTCGACGTGACCCTTGGGGA
The sequence above is drawn from the Candidatus Binatia bacterium genome and encodes:
- a CDS encoding CGNR zinc finger domain-containing protein; this encodes MSTDFGGEGAGASVEPMSAVADLAPGGLELVRRFVNTVELPNGPDELGTLEEARAWCLSHGLAPPKDEGHLQLLRDFRELLRDLLFANNGEGDAPNAWERLRPFLASTRLSLAVSPDRGLELSPEDKGPIASLLATVYESQLLGTWNRLRACRKASCRFAYYDRTKNASRAWCSMATCGNQAKAQRRRQRERQQ
- a CDS encoding deoxyribonuclease IV, whose product is MKIGLHVHVARGHVKAVEHAKAVGGNAMQVFSTNPRGYRPAAIDRAALDAFAQLRREAGIDTCAIHTPYLINLASADPKIAQGSLRLLEHDLAVAAAGRMRFVNTHLGSYGTRDRGEAFDATCRTLEAALSGIEPGVFLVLENSAGAGRLMGGTLEELGALSRSLPHPQLGFCIDTAHAWASGYEINSTDGVDRFVEEAERRIGVDRIVMFHFNDTQVPLGASRDRHWHIGEGNIGFEGFRALLAHRELRDKTAILETPGTDEDDLRNMQTILAIQKGVT
- the scpB gene encoding SMC-Scp complex subunit ScpB: MTELDEAVRRLQRPVEALLFVASEALSIRDLAKLLRAEEHEIAAVLQRIEADYADRGIVLREIAGGYRFATSPLARDAVEAYLLPPKTSLSTPALEALAIVAHLQPVTRSEIEAIRGVNSDSVVNTLLDRGLIAEGGRKDVVGRPMLYATTPFFLESFGLRSLDDLPALELEPGQPLEFSLESVKVS
- a CDS encoding segregation/condensation protein A, which translates into the protein MSSETVNDAAFCVRLDAFDGPLDLLLSLIKEQQLDIATVPLASVAEQYLAYVRTMRALDVEIAAEYLVIAATLVFLKSKSLLPPIPQEFAEEPGETPEEVEERLRRRLIAYSKYREFGEELRERQAAAGSFFYRESGDPAGEVVQRYDINPEKLKRAFIAMLSQARPEKRSIARERISLLASMDYIMRRVKEAGEVYFSQLCNELGMTRDVVIVTFLAILELVRRRRLRFDQPEAFDDIRLWGKPA
- a CDS encoding NUDIX hydrolase, translating into MRIKYEVSAGGLLLRRRDSTYDALLIGRGAPPRIWTLPKGHVEHRESTEQAALREVHEETGCWGEIIARLSEIAYWFYVGKAKHRKSVTFFLMRYLSGDPANHDHEVDDARWFDVAQARKGLKYVNEKRLIDLALEFLAENPAALGEPAVAMQTSLSS